Proteins from one Nicotiana tabacum cultivar K326 chromosome 23, ASM71507v2, whole genome shotgun sequence genomic window:
- the LOC107795844 gene encoding ubiquitin-conjugating enzyme E2-23 kDa-like, translating to MSSPSKRREMDLMKLMMSDYKVEMINDGMQEFYVHFHGPAESPYHGGVWKMKVELPDAYPYKSPSIGFVNKIYHPNVDEMSGSVCLDVINQTWSPMFDLTNVFEVFLPQLLLYPNPSDPLNGEAAALMMRDRTAYEQRVKEYCQKYAKPEDVGAAPEEKSSDEELSEAEYDSDDEEMAGPVDP from the exons ATGTCTTCACCAAGCAAACGGAGAGAAATGGATTTGATGAAGCT GATGATGAGTGATTACAAGGTGGAAATGATCAATGATGGCATGCAAGAATTTTATGTGCATTTCCATGGACCTGCTGAAA GTCCTTATCATGGTGGAGTTTGGAAAATGAAAGTTGAACTTCCCGATGCCTACCCTTATAAATCTCCATCAATTGGCTTTGTCAATAAAATCTACCATCCAAATGTTGATGAGAT GTCAGGCTCAGTTTGTTTAGATGTTATCAATCAGACTTGGAGTCCCATGTTTG ATTTGACAAACGTGTTTGAAGTGTTTCTTCCACAACTTCTCTTGTATCCTAACCCTTCGGACCCATTGAATGGAGAAGCAGCTGCCTTGATGATGCGAGACCGAACTGCATATGAACAAAGAGTTAAAG AATATTGTCAGAAATATGCAAAGCCGGAAGATGTTGGAGCGGCCCCAGAGGAGAAGTCAAGTGATGAGGAGTTAAGTGAAGCTGAATATGACTCGGATGATGAGGAAATGGCAGGCCCGGTGGATCCATGA